The Caenorhabditis elegans chromosome II genome has a segment encoding these proteins:
- the C14A4.12 gene encoding Phosphatidylinositol-glycan biosynthesis class W protein (Confirmed by transcript evidence) encodes MKNDRKYWYCLLALGALALLNAVVSTMMKPADVTHHVSVINIHWINTIILLAGISPFIFPQKTLKSETAIVVVNVLSLCICISCAFADIGNIGIKVFGTPNSTDFFSNFISGDEVEARDHLFAYNCLDLAICVLAACISHKLIVNRIEASPNVHLTDSRRLQGYGVALIMISVTGIVNHLYQRIIMVNHRQAIFLDMHTIDEFSWLVINLATGILVFLSSRSNQIVQTTSFVLSGATIYPSFFYAWLDYRIMTASHSNFLFRQSMISLMISVPHIFVLLAIFLTFVLSRRDATRVNMSHLNKLIFVGFSAFFLIISLSLINVNLYALFTKQFYKIFHTSEQKLPFLTAFLALFTGLSVLSKFNFITIAISLVLGIFSINATYLHIFSFIYLQKNGYFIDGTSAEFLVLPSDTYDNNTESSSVHTIETSLNVISLIGSSVLVVFLAYLAKTALPPPDTSEDSTEEIIAKKGYEKQVLSLGVVMLFSAVFVLSLAFYVFFRAFSPHPLVTIYSQLFHVVLALSITSYALFQVLVAEHLSRYPIFSCALVILSVIRALDILTQIDYKDIGNQPLTWTIHALVEYMAIFFHFATIATIFKIEGAGRPLIEPAEIPMSFDNPLGNATDDNGYIMLRTAENEQTE; translated from the exons ATGAAAAATGACCGCAAATACTGGTATTGTCTATTGGCTCTTGGAGCACTTGCATTGCTCAATGCAGTAGTTTCAACGATGATGAAGCCCGCAGATGTGACGCA tcatgTCTCGGTTATAAATATTCATTGGATTAATACAATTATTCTTCTCGCCGGGATATCACCATTTATCTTTCCACAAAAAACCTtgaa atcagaGACTGCAATAGTTGTCGTCAACGTTTTAAGCCTCTGCATTTGTATCAGCTGCGCGTTTGCCGACATTGGGAATATCGGAATAAAAGTTTTCGGAACACCAAATAGCACTgactttttctcgaatttcatcAGCGGTGATGAAGTTGAAGCT AGAGATCATCTATTCGCATACAACTGTCTGGATTTAGCGATTTGCGTTCTTGCAGCTTGTATTTCGCACAAGCTCATTGTAAATCGAATTGAGGCTTCTCCAAATGTACATTTG accGACAGCCGCCGACTCCAAGGCTATGGAGTTGCCCTGATAATGATATCTGTAACTGGAATAGTGAATCACTTGTATCAAAGGATCATTATGGTAAATCACAGACAAGCAATATTTTTGGATATGCACACAATTGATGAATTCTCATGGCTTGTCATCAATCTAGCAACAGGAATTCTCGTATTCCTATCGTCAAGATCTAATCAAATTGTACAGACCACATCATTTGTGCTTTCCGGTGCAACAATTTACCCATCATTTTTCTACGCTTGGCTGGATTATAG aattatgaCAGCTTctcattcaaatttccttttcCGCCAATCAATGATCTCTCTTATGATCTCAGTTCCTCATATTTTTGTACTTCTTGCCATTTTCCTGACATTTGTC CTTTCCCGTCGTGATGCCACACGAGTTAACATGAGTCATCTGAACAAACTCATCTTCGTCGGTTTCTCGGCATTCTTCTTGATCATCTCCTTATCGCTTATCAATGTTAATCTCTATGCCTTGTTTACCAAGCAGTTCTACAAAATATTTCATACCAGTGAGCAGAAG ctCCCCTTCCTCACTGCATTCCTTGCTCTTTTCACTGGTCTGAGCGTTCTgagcaaatttaattttatcacAATTGCCATCTCCTTGGTCCTGggtattttttccataaacgCCACATATCTccacattttctcatttatctatcttcaaaaaaatggttATTTTATCGATGGAACAAGTGCGGAGTTTCTAGTTTTACCTTCTGATACATATGACAATAATACGGAGT CATCAAGTGTACATACAATTGAGACATCATTGAATGTTATTTCTCTAATTGGATCAAGTGTTCTTGTGGTGTTTTTGGCCTATTTGGCAAA aaccgcTCTCCCACCACCTGACACATCAGAAGACTCTACAGAAGAAATAATCGCAAAGAAAGGGTACGAGAAGCAAGTTCTCAGTCTTGGAGTCGTCATGTTGTTCTCTGCTGTTTTCGTATTATCTCTTGCCTTTTACGTCTTCTTCCGAGCCTTCAGTCCTCATCCACTGGTTACTATTTATTCACAACTATTTCACGTTGTTCTCGCACTTTCTATCACTTCATACGCGTTGTTCCAG GTGCTAGTCGCCGAGCATCTCTCGCGATATCCAATATTCTCATGTGCTCTAGTCATTCTTTCTGTCATTCGGGCATTGGATATTCTAACTCAAATCGATTATAAAGACATTGGAAATCAACCATTGACATGGACAATTCATGCGTTGGTTGAATATATGGCTatatttt tccATTTTGCCACCATTGCCACcatcttcaaaattgaagGAGCTGGAAGACCACTGATTGAGCCGGCTGAG ATCCCAATGTCATTTGACAATCCCCTGGGCAATGCAACAGATGATAACGGGTACATAATGCTGCGAACAGCAGAAAACGAGCAAACAGAGTGA
- the C14A4.12 gene encoding Phosphatidylinositol-glycan biosynthesis class W protein (Confirmed by transcript evidence), protein MKNDRKYWYCLLALGALALLNAVVSTMMKPADVTHHVSVINIHWINTIILLAGISPFIFPQKTLKSETAIVVVNVLSLCICISCAFADIGNIGIKVFGTPNSTDFFSNFISGDEVEAEFPHPSPEISEHLAKLALRFRDHLFAYNCLDLAICVLAACISHKLIVNRIEASPNVHLTDSRRLQGYGVALIMISVTGIVNHLYQRIIMVNHRQAIFLDMHTIDEFSWLVINLATGILVFLSSRSNQIVQTTSFVLSGATIYPSFFYAWLDYRIMTASHSNFLFRQSMISLMISVPHIFVLLAIFLTFVLSRRDATRVNMSHLNKLIFVGFSAFFLIISLSLINVNLYALFTKQFYKIFHTSEQKLPFLTAFLALFTGLSVLSKFNFITIAISLVLGIFSINATYLHIFSFIYLQKNGYFIDGTSAEFLVLPSDTYDNNTESSSVHTIETSLNVISLIGSSVLVVFLAYLAKTALPPPDTSEDSTEEIIAKKGYEKQVLSLGVVMLFSAVFVLSLAFYVFFRAFSPHPLVTIYSQLFHVVLALSITSYALFQVLVAEHLSRYPIFSCALVILSVIRALDILTQIDYKDIGNQPLTWTIHALVEYMAIFFHFATIATIFKIEGAGRPLIEPAEIPMSFDNPLGNATDDNGYIMLRTAENEQTE, encoded by the exons ATGAAAAATGACCGCAAATACTGGTATTGTCTATTGGCTCTTGGAGCACTTGCATTGCTCAATGCAGTAGTTTCAACGATGATGAAGCCCGCAGATGTGACGCA tcatgTCTCGGTTATAAATATTCATTGGATTAATACAATTATTCTTCTCGCCGGGATATCACCATTTATCTTTCCACAAAAAACCTtgaa atcagaGACTGCAATAGTTGTCGTCAACGTTTTAAGCCTCTGCATTTGTATCAGCTGCGCGTTTGCCGACATTGGGAATATCGGAATAAAAGTTTTCGGAACACCAAATAGCACTgactttttctcgaatttcatcAGCGGTGATGAAGTTGAAGCT GAGTTTCCCCACCCATCACCGGAGATATCGGAACATCTTGCCAAGTTGGCTTTAAGATTT AGAGATCATCTATTCGCATACAACTGTCTGGATTTAGCGATTTGCGTTCTTGCAGCTTGTATTTCGCACAAGCTCATTGTAAATCGAATTGAGGCTTCTCCAAATGTACATTTG accGACAGCCGCCGACTCCAAGGCTATGGAGTTGCCCTGATAATGATATCTGTAACTGGAATAGTGAATCACTTGTATCAAAGGATCATTATGGTAAATCACAGACAAGCAATATTTTTGGATATGCACACAATTGATGAATTCTCATGGCTTGTCATCAATCTAGCAACAGGAATTCTCGTATTCCTATCGTCAAGATCTAATCAAATTGTACAGACCACATCATTTGTGCTTTCCGGTGCAACAATTTACCCATCATTTTTCTACGCTTGGCTGGATTATAG aattatgaCAGCTTctcattcaaatttccttttcCGCCAATCAATGATCTCTCTTATGATCTCAGTTCCTCATATTTTTGTACTTCTTGCCATTTTCCTGACATTTGTC CTTTCCCGTCGTGATGCCACACGAGTTAACATGAGTCATCTGAACAAACTCATCTTCGTCGGTTTCTCGGCATTCTTCTTGATCATCTCCTTATCGCTTATCAATGTTAATCTCTATGCCTTGTTTACCAAGCAGTTCTACAAAATATTTCATACCAGTGAGCAGAAG ctCCCCTTCCTCACTGCATTCCTTGCTCTTTTCACTGGTCTGAGCGTTCTgagcaaatttaattttatcacAATTGCCATCTCCTTGGTCCTGggtattttttccataaacgCCACATATCTccacattttctcatttatctatcttcaaaaaaatggttATTTTATCGATGGAACAAGTGCGGAGTTTCTAGTTTTACCTTCTGATACATATGACAATAATACGGAGT CATCAAGTGTACATACAATTGAGACATCATTGAATGTTATTTCTCTAATTGGATCAAGTGTTCTTGTGGTGTTTTTGGCCTATTTGGCAAA aaccgcTCTCCCACCACCTGACACATCAGAAGACTCTACAGAAGAAATAATCGCAAAGAAAGGGTACGAGAAGCAAGTTCTCAGTCTTGGAGTCGTCATGTTGTTCTCTGCTGTTTTCGTATTATCTCTTGCCTTTTACGTCTTCTTCCGAGCCTTCAGTCCTCATCCACTGGTTACTATTTATTCACAACTATTTCACGTTGTTCTCGCACTTTCTATCACTTCATACGCGTTGTTCCAG GTGCTAGTCGCCGAGCATCTCTCGCGATATCCAATATTCTCATGTGCTCTAGTCATTCTTTCTGTCATTCGGGCATTGGATATTCTAACTCAAATCGATTATAAAGACATTGGAAATCAACCATTGACATGGACAATTCATGCGTTGGTTGAATATATGGCTatatttt tccATTTTGCCACCATTGCCACcatcttcaaaattgaagGAGCTGGAAGACCACTGATTGAGCCGGCTGAG ATCCCAATGTCATTTGACAATCCCCTGGGCAATGCAACAGATGATAACGGGTACATAATGCTGCGAACAGCAGAAAACGAGCAAACAGAGTGA